The segment GCGAGGATCACAGAGAAACAAAATACATTCTTGAGCTTCAAGATCTCGTTGCAGAGATCAGTAGCAACATGAGGTAAATGTTCGTTTCGTTTTATACGCAATATGAAAGTTGAAATCTCTTTGGAAATTGATTCAGGAAAGTAGAACAGACTTGCTCTAACATTCCGCTACCGCCTGACGGACAGATTAATTTGGGTAACACAGCTCATTTGGCCCACGAAACTACACAAGATCGACAGGCATTATACAGTGAGCTTGTCGGAAGCTACAAATGGACTGATAAGGTGGACCAATACTCAGCTCCCGGCGTGTACcataactgaaaaaaaattgaaatttcagctcCATGAAATATCCAACATCACGTTTGGCTTTTTGGCACAAAACGTGATGAAGAGGTCGTACAACTCTTACTTGAACTCTTCAGGAATGAACGCAAAGAGAAGGCGATTAACACCAAGCTGCCATAATATGTCTATTAGGTATgcatagttaatttttttaaacagcaacCATTTAATGGAGATTTTGATTACAGTTCAGTGGAAGGCGTAATTACAGCAATAGACAGACAGTACCAGGATATGAATGTGAATGTGTACAGGCCTCATCCCTCTAATTGCCACAATTTGCAGGTAACTTGGGTGATGCTGTAGATGCAATAATATCTAATGATCTAAAAACCCCATATAGATACAGGTCTCCCTTGGTAGAATTTTGCGTGCAGTAATTTCATTCAGGGGCATGATGATTGAGTGGGTCAAGGTCAAAGCGTACAATGAAGAGTTCCAAACAGACAGTGGCCAACTTGGCCAACTTGACCTGTGGACCAACTCACGCCACCATGTTTTCCGAAAAATCACTGAAAATGCCAATGCTGCAATGCTGCACTTTTACTCTCCCACTCTGCCAGACTTAGCTGTACGGTCATTCATGGTGAGCTCTGCTATAAGATTGGTTTGGGctagaattgaatttttgtctttttagaCTTGGCTCCACAGCTTCAGATCTTTGTTTACTGATACTTGTCGGAGGTGCGGCAATCACCTTCTCTGCGCTATGCCACCTACTTGGAGAGACTTCAGAACACTTGAAGCATTTCATGAAGATTGCAAGCCCTGAAACACAGCGGAAGCTATTActcattaaaacaaaaaatatgtactaTTACCTGGTGTGACCATTAAGTTCTTAAAATACAAAGATTTTGAAAGTAttgaaataaagcaaaatttcattttcaaacattttaaagtagcccactcaattttcaattgatgtAGCCTAGACACCTGCACAATTAATGAGaaggacaaaaatgaaatatattggactaacataatatttattcccAGCTGGTAACATTATTAAGACACAAAATCGTTCAGTTATTGAGTAAAGAAAATaagttttcaaacaaattcttGAAGATCCCGACTCGAAGCTAAATTTGCACActaagataataaaaattatagttaaagatattaaaaaagccaGAACTCGGCAGTATGCATGCTGGACAATATGTTCCATACCTTAACCTTGCAAATAATCAAGGGCCGCAGGTATCTGCAGGTTATAAAAACTATAtattgtattgattttttttttatttaatttccgatgatattttatttaattatcgtGATGAGTCACAAAAGCTATATGTAGaggaacataattattttattccataaaCAAAGCTCATATTTGACTTTCCGGAAATTTCATGcgttgtttaatattttagtaaatcaTCTGTCATCGTACTTGTGTTCCCTTAATCGATCAATATTTATTACGATGTTTTAAGGGTCAATAATTCGTTTCCATTAAGCTTTTTTGCGTGACATTATAAGATAATTTATAAGATATATATCAGaatttaaacactttttttatatatttactcTGAAATTCCTAAACTTAAAAAgtgtttaa is part of the Cloeon dipterum chromosome 1, ieCloDipt1.1, whole genome shotgun sequence genome and harbors:
- the MED27 gene encoding mediator of RNA polymerase II transcription subunit 27, with product MNVELDALNEALKAVSSLRSCVGNFFLSLSQGVRSEHGEDHRETKYILELQDLVAEISSNMRKVEQTCSNIPLPPDGQINLGNTAHLAHETTQDRQALYSELVGSYKWTDKLHEISNITFGFLAQNVMKRSYNSYLNSSGMNAKRRRLTPSCHNMSISSVEGVITAIDRQYQDMNVNVYRPHPSNCHNLQIQVSLGRILRAVISFRGMMIEWVKVKAYNEEFQTDSGQLGQLDLWTNSRHHVFRKITENANAAMLHFYSPTLPDLAVRSFMTWLHSFRSLFTDTCRRCGNHLLCAMPPTWRDFRTLEAFHEDCKP